The Rhododendron vialii isolate Sample 1 chromosome 5a, ASM3025357v1 genome contains a region encoding:
- the LOC131327398 gene encoding uncharacterized protein LOC131327398 isoform X1, whose translation MDQQLSRNSSSEMQNNVAADTMEPDQNNNLEGVNNEYWRYIPLNKAALRGDWDAAKRFFDQDANAITAPITSFSETALHIAVGTGERAIHFMEKLVELMPVEALTLRDSVGYTALHVAAVVGNMRAAVVLVQKNPDLLYIHGYLDLLPLHCAALYACKDTLLFLLTVTKDDHVSRPFSNKNVVRLVNLAISSGFYDVALNLVEHYPQLAKSKDDHNECFLQCIARKGSAFPSGSHLNFWQRVIYCYVPVKLETNPIKYPPSGGDLENPAAANRRSQALIGQKYNWSIWAQILKDFSIFGSQQLQIMLWKVFKFLVPPVKHIQEQKQMHLEALTLLKCVCEEIRSSND comes from the exons ATGGACCAACAACTGTCCCGGAATTCTTCATCCGAAATGCAAAATAATGTGGCTGCAGACACCATGGAACCAG ATCAGAACAACAACTTGGAGGGTGTGAATAATGAATACTGGAGATACATACCACTAAATAAAGCTGCACTCAGAGGCGACTGGGATGCAGCAAAAAGATTCTTTGACCAAGATGCAAATGCGATCACAGCCCCAATCACTAGCTTTTCCGAGACAGCGCTCCACATAGCAGTCGGGACTGGAGAAAGGGCTATACATTTTATGGAGAAGTTGGTGGAGTTGATGCCAGTGGAGGCCTTGACATTGCGTGACAGTGTTGGTTATACCGCCCTTCATGTGGCTGCTGTGGTTGGCAATATGAGGGCCGCTGTTgtgttggtgcaaaaaaatcCTGATTTACTCTACATTCACGGCTATCTTGACCTATTACCGCTCCATTGTGCTGCTCTATATGCATGTAAAGACACCCTTTTGTTCTTATTGACCGTTACCAAGGATGATCACGTGTCTAGGCCCTTCTCAAATAAAAATGTTGTTCGGCTTGTCAATTTGGCAATCTCCTCCGGATTCTATG ATGTAGCCCTCAATCTGGTGGAACATTATCCCCAATTAGCTAAATCAAAAGACGACCACAATGAGTGTTTCTTGCAATGCATAGCTAGAAAGGGATCCGCATTCCCCAGTGGTAGTCACCTGAACTTTTGGCAACGCGTTATCTATTGTT ATGTTCCCGTGAAATTGGAGACGAACCCCATCAAATATCCCCCCAGTGGAGGCGACCTTGAGAATCCAGCTGCTGCTAACAGAAGATCTCAAGCATTGATTGGGCAGAAGTACAATTGGAGTATTTGGGCTCAAATTTTGAAGGACTTCTCCATTTTCG GAAGCCAACAATTGCAGATCATGCTCTGGAAAGTGTTTaaatttttgg TGCCTCCCGTCAAACACATCCAAGAGcaaaaacaaatgcatcttgaAGCACTTACACTACTCAAATGTGTATGCGAGGAAATTAGATCTTCAAATGACTAA
- the LOC131327794 gene encoding ankyrin repeat-containing protein NPR4-like produces MKDTANSCTIATALIVTIVFAAAITVPGGNYDTGLLIFSKKTAFIAFVVSDAISLFTSTTSLLMFLSILTSRYAESDFLHVLPKRLIIGLFTLFLSITTMIVAFSATLYLAFGHDKLWMLIPVAALASLPVTSFVSLQFPLLVDLISSTYGPGIFGKRSDQPFY; encoded by the coding sequence ATGAAAGACACTGCAAACTCATGCACAATTGCGACAGCACTCATCGTCACTATTGTGTTTGCAGCCGCAATCACTGTTCCTGGTGGCAACTATGACACCGGGCTCCTCATTTTCTCTAAAAAGACAGCATTCATTGCCTTTGTGGTTTCAGATGCAATCTCTCTCTTCACGTCCACCACTTCTCTGTTGATGTTCTTGTCCATCCTTACTTCTCGCTATGCTGAATCAGATTTTCTCCATGTTCTTCCCAAGAGATTGATAATTGGTCTGTTTACTTTGTTCCTATCCATAACAACCATGATTGTGGCCTTTAGTGCCACACTCTATCTTGCATTTGGGCATGATAAGCTGTGGATGCTTATTCCGGTGGCCGCATTAGCCAGTTTACCGGTCACGTCTTTCGTGTCACTCCAATTTCCCCTCCTTGTGGATCTCATATCGTCGACATATggtcctggaatttttggcaaGCGAAGTGATCAGCCCTTTTACTAA
- the LOC131327398 gene encoding uncharacterized protein LOC131327398 isoform X2 has product MDQQLSRNSSSEMQNNVAADTMEPDQNNNLEGVNNEYWRYIPLNKAALRGDWDAAKRFFDQDANAITAPITSFSETALHIAVGTGERAIHFMEKLVELMPVEALTLRDSVGYTALHVAAVVGNMRAAVVLVQKNPDLLYIHGYLDLLPLHCAALYACKDTLLFLLTVTKDDHVSRPFSNKNVVRLVNLAISSGFYDVALNLVEHYPQLAKSKDDHNECFLQCIARKGSAFPSDVPVKLETNPIKYPPSGGDLENPAAANRRSQALIGQKYNWSIWAQILKDFSIFGSQQLQIMLWKVFKFLVPPVKHIQEQKQMHLEALTLLKCVCEEIRSSND; this is encoded by the exons ATGGACCAACAACTGTCCCGGAATTCTTCATCCGAAATGCAAAATAATGTGGCTGCAGACACCATGGAACCAG ATCAGAACAACAACTTGGAGGGTGTGAATAATGAATACTGGAGATACATACCACTAAATAAAGCTGCACTCAGAGGCGACTGGGATGCAGCAAAAAGATTCTTTGACCAAGATGCAAATGCGATCACAGCCCCAATCACTAGCTTTTCCGAGACAGCGCTCCACATAGCAGTCGGGACTGGAGAAAGGGCTATACATTTTATGGAGAAGTTGGTGGAGTTGATGCCAGTGGAGGCCTTGACATTGCGTGACAGTGTTGGTTATACCGCCCTTCATGTGGCTGCTGTGGTTGGCAATATGAGGGCCGCTGTTgtgttggtgcaaaaaaatcCTGATTTACTCTACATTCACGGCTATCTTGACCTATTACCGCTCCATTGTGCTGCTCTATATGCATGTAAAGACACCCTTTTGTTCTTATTGACCGTTACCAAGGATGATCACGTGTCTAGGCCCTTCTCAAATAAAAATGTTGTTCGGCTTGTCAATTTGGCAATCTCCTCCGGATTCTATG ATGTAGCCCTCAATCTGGTGGAACATTATCCCCAATTAGCTAAATCAAAAGACGACCACAATGAGTGTTTCTTGCAATGCATAGCTAGAAAGGGATCCGCATTCCCCAGTG ATGTTCCCGTGAAATTGGAGACGAACCCCATCAAATATCCCCCCAGTGGAGGCGACCTTGAGAATCCAGCTGCTGCTAACAGAAGATCTCAAGCATTGATTGGGCAGAAGTACAATTGGAGTATTTGGGCTCAAATTTTGAAGGACTTCTCCATTTTCG GAAGCCAACAATTGCAGATCATGCTCTGGAAAGTGTTTaaatttttgg TGCCTCCCGTCAAACACATCCAAGAGcaaaaacaaatgcatcttgaAGCACTTACACTACTCAAATGTGTATGCGAGGAAATTAGATCTTCAAATGACTAA